A DNA window from Hevea brasiliensis isolate MT/VB/25A 57/8 chromosome 2, ASM3005281v1, whole genome shotgun sequence contains the following coding sequences:
- the LOC110638062 gene encoding protein ABIL1 isoform X1, which translates to MTFPWSAAKASSKLCRSSKTCGLNFILLQNIVRSPIFTVSKNRYVCFLLMLKLFLLSWNRVLDNLKDYAVRALVNAVDHLGTVAYKLTDLLEQHTLDVSTIELKISCLNQQLLTCQTYTHKEGIRQQQLLAFIPRHHKHYMLPNSVNKKVHFSPHIQTDVRQNPFQARSCLQPSGSPASKTLSWQLASETKSALKGTSQTLMSAEDTKNSGKSFAVFQLLDKEESTWTRPSVVPAQLSTGSLASGVVKQTFGVTRREPLEGSKPLTAFLSFDNPRREMVRAPARSKSVLSAFFVKQKTPKQKAGPVS; encoded by the exons ATGACGTTTCCATGGAGCGCAGCAAAAGCTTCGTCAAAGCTTTGCAG GAGCTCAAAAACTTGCGGCCTCAACTTTATTCTGCTGCAGAATATTGTGAGAAGTCCTATCTTCACAGTGAGCAAAAACAGAT ACGTCTGTTTTCTGCTCATGCTCAAACTTTTCTTGTTGTCATGGAATAGGGTGTTGGACAACCTGAAAGATTATGCTGTACGAGCCCTTGTTAATGCTGTTGATCATCTTGGCACTGTGGCTTACAAGTTAACTGACCTTCTTGAGCAACATACTTTAGATGTCTCAACCATAGAGCTAAAGATTTCTTGTCTAAATCAG CAACTTCTTACATGCCAAACATATACACATAAGGAAGGCATTAGACAGCAGCAGTTGTTGGCATTCATCCCGAGACATCACAAACATTACATGTTACCAA ATTCTGTTAACAAGAAGGTACACTTTAGCCCTCACATTCAGACTGATGTGAGGCAAAATCCATTTCAGGCTAGATCTTGTCTCCAGCCTTCAG GTTCCCCAGCATCAAAAACTCTTTCCTGGCAATTAGCCTCTGAGACCAAGTCTGCATTGAAAGGGACTTCACAAACTTTGATGAG TGCTGAAGACACAAAAAATTCTGGAAAATCTTTTGCAGTTTTCCAACTATTGG ATAAAGAAGAGAGTACATGGACAAGACCATCAGTAGTTCCTGCTCAGCTATCGACTGGAAGTCTTGCATCTGGTGTAGTCAAGCAAACATTTGGTGTCACACGCAGG GAACCATTGGAGGGTTCTAAGCCTTTGACAGCATTCTTGTCATTTGACAACCCAAGGCGTGAGATGGTACGTGCTCCTGCTCGCAGTAAAAGTGTGCTATCAGCTTTTTTTGTTAAACAGAAAACACCAAAACAGAAGGCTGGCCCAGTCTCATGA
- the LOC110638060 gene encoding UDP-D-xylose:L-fucose alpha-1,3-D-xylosyltransferase MGP4 codes for MPSFLHQRTLQTTLSDPYHPLSPPYSSNSQRQISIFSRTGLIVLFSLMLILGVFMPWTGMPQGIFSVTKPSLSKWRQYTLAQAVSFVAKNGTVIVCAVSQPYLPFLNNWLISIVRQKHQDKVLVIAEDYATLYKVNEKWPGHAVLVPPAPDSQTAHKFGSQGFFNFTSRRPRHLLHILELGYNVMYNDVDMVWLGDPFPYLLGKHDVYFTDDMAAVKPLNHSHDLPPPGKKGRTYICSCMIFLRPTDGAKLVMKKWIEELQAQPWSRAKKSNDQPAFNWALNKTAGQVDLYLLPQAAFATGGLYFKNQTWVQETNGKHVIIHNNYITGFEKKIKRFHDFGLWLVDDHSQESPLGKL; via the exons ATGCCATCTTTTTTGCACCAAAGGACTCTCCAAACTACGCTTTCCGATCCATACCACCCATTATCACCACCCTATTCCTCCAATTCCCAAAGgcaaatttcaatttttagccGCACTGGCCTCATAGTTTTGTTCTCTCTTATGCTAATTCTGGGAGTATTCATGCCGTGGACGGGGATGCCCCAGGGTATCTTCTCGGTGACTAAACCCTCTCTTAGCAAATGGCGTCAGTACACTCTGGCCCAAGCTGTGTCTTTTGTGGCCAAGAATGGGACTGTGATTGTTTGTGCAGTTAGCCAGCCTTACTTGCCCTTCCTTAACAACTGGTTGATTAGTATTGTAAGGCAAAAGCATCAAGACAAGGTCCTTGTCATTGCTGAAGATTATGCAACGCTTTATAAGGTCAATGAGAAGTGGCCTGGCCATGCTGTACTTGTTCCGCCAGCTCCTGATTCCCAAACTGCCCATAAATTTGGTTCTCAG GGATTCTTTAATTTCACATCCCGAAGGCCTCGTCACCTGCTGCATATTTTGGAGCTTGGGTATAATGTAATGTACAATGATGTTGATATGGTCTGGTTAGGAGATCCCTTTCCCTATTTGCTGGGAAAGCATGATGTGTACTTCACCGACGACATGGCTGCG GTGAAGCCTCTGAACCACTCCCATGATTTACCACCTCCAGGTAAAAAGGGGCGCACTTATATATGCAGTTGCATGATTTTCCTGCGCCCTACCGATGGAGCAAAACTAGTTATGAAGAAGTGGATTGAGGAACTTCAAGCTCAGCCATGGTCTAGAGCAAAGAAATCAAATGATCAACCTGCTTTCAACTGGGCATTAAACAAAACTGCTGGACAG GTGGACCTGTACCTGCTGCCACAGGCAGCATTCGCAACGGGAGGTTTGTACTTCAAGAACCAGACATGGGTGCAGGAAACAAATGGAAAGCATGTAATCATTCACAACAATTACATCACAGGCTTTGAGAAGAAGATAAAGCGGTTTCATGATTTTGGCCTGTGGTTGGTGGATGATCACTCTCAAGAGTCCCCACTTGGCAAATTATGA
- the LOC110638062 gene encoding protein ABIL1 isoform X2: MELEQTASDNPPMTFDDVSMERSKSFVKALQELKNLRPQLYSAAEYCEKSYLHSEQKQMVLDNLKDYAVRALVNAVDHLGTVAYKLTDLLEQHTLDVSTIELKISCLNQQLLTCQTYTHKEGIRQQQLLAFIPRHHKHYMLPNSVNKKVHFSPHIQTDVRQNPFQARSCLQPSGSPASKTLSWQLASETKSALKGTSQTLMSAEDTKNSGKSFAVFQLLDKEESTWTRPSVVPAQLSTGSLASGVVKQTFGVTRREPLEGSKPLTAFLSFDNPRREMVRAPARSKSVLSAFFVKQKTPKQKAGPVS; the protein is encoded by the exons ATGGAATTGGAGCAAACCGCGTCGGACAATCCACCCATGACCTTCGATGACGTTTCCATGGAGCGCAGCAAAAGCTTCGTCAAAGCTTTGCAG GAGCTCAAAAACTTGCGGCCTCAACTTTATTCTGCTGCAGAATATTGTGAGAAGTCCTATCTTCACAGTGAGCAAAAACAGAT GGTGTTGGACAACCTGAAAGATTATGCTGTACGAGCCCTTGTTAATGCTGTTGATCATCTTGGCACTGTGGCTTACAAGTTAACTGACCTTCTTGAGCAACATACTTTAGATGTCTCAACCATAGAGCTAAAGATTTCTTGTCTAAATCAG CAACTTCTTACATGCCAAACATATACACATAAGGAAGGCATTAGACAGCAGCAGTTGTTGGCATTCATCCCGAGACATCACAAACATTACATGTTACCAA ATTCTGTTAACAAGAAGGTACACTTTAGCCCTCACATTCAGACTGATGTGAGGCAAAATCCATTTCAGGCTAGATCTTGTCTCCAGCCTTCAG GTTCCCCAGCATCAAAAACTCTTTCCTGGCAATTAGCCTCTGAGACCAAGTCTGCATTGAAAGGGACTTCACAAACTTTGATGAG TGCTGAAGACACAAAAAATTCTGGAAAATCTTTTGCAGTTTTCCAACTATTGG ATAAAGAAGAGAGTACATGGACAAGACCATCAGTAGTTCCTGCTCAGCTATCGACTGGAAGTCTTGCATCTGGTGTAGTCAAGCAAACATTTGGTGTCACACGCAGG GAACCATTGGAGGGTTCTAAGCCTTTGACAGCATTCTTGTCATTTGACAACCCAAGGCGTGAGATGGTACGTGCTCCTGCTCGCAGTAAAAGTGTGCTATCAGCTTTTTTTGTTAAACAGAAAACACCAAAACAGAAGGCTGGCCCAGTCTCATGA